A genomic segment from Aegilops tauschii subsp. strangulata cultivar AL8/78 chromosome 1, Aet v6.0, whole genome shotgun sequence encodes:
- the LOC109759536 gene encoding gibberellin 2-beta-dioxygenase 3 has product MVVLAKGELEQIALPAVHKTAPPLADVPEVDLAVAGRGSEGRAAAARAVAAACEEHGFFKVTGHGVPAELLARVENAAAAFFALSQRDKEAAMSAATPGSPFGYATPGSPFGYASKRIGNNGDLGWVEYLLLGVTAATGGPLSVPEGVVPSASLCSFRDLLNEYTEVVRRMTCQVLELMAEGLGMDDRDAFTRLVLHKESDSMLRVNHYPPRPELKLLQQHGGGGRVTGFGEHTDPQIISVLRSNATSGLEIALRDGAWVSVPPDHTSFFVNVGDALQVLTNGRFRSVRHRVMVNSARPRVSVIFFGGPPPRETLAPLPQLVGEGGRSRYREFTWREYKASAYRTKLAANRLCHFETTS; this is encoded by the exons ATGGTGGTTCTTGCCAAGGGCGAGCTGGAGCAGATCGCGCTCCCGGCCGTGCACAAGACGGCGCCGCCGCTGGCCGACGTGCCGGAGGTCGACCTtgccgtggcgggtcgcggctcTGAGGGACGGGCGGCCGCCGCGCGCGCTGTGGCGGCGGCGTGCGAGGAGCACGGGTTCTTCAAGGTGACGGGCCACGGCGTGCCGGCAGAGCTCCTGGCGCGCGTCGagaacgccgccgccgccttcttcGCGCTCTCGCAGCGGGACAAGGAGGCGGCGATGTCGGCCGCGACGCCAGGCAGTCCGTTCGGCTACGCGACGCCAGGCAGTCCGTTCGGCTACGCAAGCAAGCGGATAGGCAACAACGGCGACCTCGGGTGGGTCGAGTATCTCCTGCTCGGTGTCACCGCGGCGACCGGCGGGCCATTGTCCGTGCCCGAAGGGGTGGTGCCGTCGGCGTCGCTCTGCTCTTTCCG CGACCTTCTGAACGAGTACACGGAGGTCGTGAGGAGGATGACCTGCCAGGTGCTAGAGCTGATGGCGGAGGGCCTGGGCATGGACGACAGGGACGCgttcacgaggctggtcctgcacAAGGAAAGCGACTCGATGCTGCGGGTGAACCACTACCCGCCGCGCCCCGAGCTGAAGCTCCTGCAGCAGCACGGCGGTGGCGGCAGGGTCACCGGGTTCGGCGAGCACACCGACCCCCAGATCATCTCCGTGCTCCGCTCCAACGCCACCTCCGGCCTCGAGATCGCGCTGCGCGACGGCGCCTGGGTCTCTGTGCCGCCGGACCACACTTCCTTCTTCGTCAACGTTGGCGACGCCTTGCAG GTACTGACGAACGGGAGGTTCCGGAGCGTGAGGCACCGGGTGATGGTGAACAGCGCCCGGCCGCGGGTGTCGGTGATCTTCTTCGGCGGCCCGCCGCCGCGGGAGACGCTGGCGCCGCTGCCGCAGCTCGTCGGGGAAGGCGGGCGCAGCCGGTACAGGGAGTTCACATGGCGGGAGTACAAGGCCTCGGCGTACCGGACCAAGCTGGCGGCGAACAGGCTCTGCCACTTCGAGACCACCAGCTAG